The Oceaniferula marina region TGAGTCGGGCCTCGATGTATCGAGGGGCGGCGGCTTTGTCACCGGTCAGGACGTTGCCCCAGTTCCCCTGGGTGTCGATTAAAAGCTCTTTCTGACCGAGTTGGACCATGGCATCTCCGATGGAAGTGTCACCGTGCGGGTGGTACTTCATCGTGTTGCCGACGACGTTGGCTACCTTGTTGTAGCGCCCGTCTTCGAGTTCGCGCATCGAGTGCAGGATACGTCGTTGCACGGGTTTCAAGCCATCCCCGAGGTGGGGGACGGCCCGTTCCATAATGACGTAACTTGCGTAATCGAGGAAGTAGTCCTCGTACATGCTCGGTAAATTGGCATGTTCGTGCTGGGTATCCTCATCGGGGGTCAGCTCGGGTGATGTATCGGTATCGTCCATGGGGATGAAAGCTGCTGCGCAGGGGCTGCGGTCATTTATTTAAGCATTCCTAAACACCTATGCAAGGCCAGAGTTGTTCTAACCTTCGGCCTGGGACGCCTTGTCGGTGGAAGAAGAATGCTCCTGACAGCGTAAGGAGCTTCTGATATGGGAGAGGGGAGCATGGCAGAGCATGAATTATCCAGGCAGGCGTTGATCCAGGCGTTTCAGGATGCGGCGGAGCATTTTTCCGAGGTTCGCAGTTTGGAGCGCAAGTTGAGCGAGCCGCGGTACGAGGATCAGGACTTGCTCGGCGAGGGTGGGGCCAAGCTGGTGTATTTGACCTTGGACCGGGTAACCGGCCGGCGATTGGTCAGGGCGTATCCCAAGAATAAAGAGTTGGAGGATGATTTTCTGAGGGAGGCGACCTTGCATGCGCATCTGGAGCACCCGAACATTGTCCCCTTTTACGATATGGGCTTGGAAGATGGGCGGCCGTTTTTTTGTATGAAGCGTATTCAGGGGGATACCTTGCAGCGCGATGTGCAGAAACATCGACAGAATTTGAACCAGCCGGCGGTGCGCAATGATTTGTTGGATGCTTTTATCAAGGTGTGTGATGCGGTTTCTTATGCGCATGCGCACGAGGTGCTCCATTTGGATTTGAAACCGTCGAACATTCAGTTGAGTTCCTACGGGGAAGTGTTGGTGGGTGATTGGGGCTTGGCCCGCTTGTCGGGTGATGAAGTTGCGGGTGACGGGGCGGTTCCTCTTATCGAGCAGAGCACGGGGCAATTCACCCGTCATGGATATTTGTCTGGGACGCCTGGGTTTATGGCTCCGGAGCAATGCAAGAAAGGGACACGTAAAACGGCCCAGACGGATGTTTATGCCTTGGGGGCGATCCTTGTGTATATCATCACTGGAAAGCAGCCGATATCGGCAAAAACGAATGACGATGTGATGGCCGCCACGTTGGCGGGTGAGTGGAGCTTTTCTCTGGATGCCATTCCCGAGGGCCTGCGGGCGGTGGTGAGCAAGGCTCTTGAGGTTGATTGCTCGAATCGCTATGTGTCTGTTCAAGACCTGCGCAATGATATCAATGCTTACCGGGCGGGTTATCTGACCTCAGCGGAAGATTATAGCAGTCGACGGTTGTTGCAGTCGCTTTACCGGCGGAACAAGGCGGTTGTGCGTATTGTTGCCTCGGCGCTGGCGGTGTTATTGTCGATGACCGCTGTATTTATTTATCACCTGCGTTTATCCGAGCGGGCGGCTCAAGATGCCAAGGGAGAAGCGGTCAATGAACAGCACAACACCCAGAAAGCACTGGATTTACTTAAGCAGGCTCAAGCGGAAAAAGAGCAGCAGGGTGAGGTGTTTGCCAATGATTATTTAGAGGAAAGTATCAGCTACTATCAGGCGAATGAGAGAGGGCGCTATTTCTATTCGAGGAGGTATGATAAAAAAGCTTATCAGATGGTGAATAAGGCGTTGGAGTTGAATCCTGACGACCCGGAAGCCTGGGCCCTGAAGGGACGCTTGGCGATGTTGACGAATCGTTTGGGTGTAGCAATTCAGGCATTTCAGCGTGCGGGTGAAAAATACAGCATCCACAGTGAGGTTTGTGAGAAATACCGATCCAAGGATATTCAGGATCCGAGGGTTTTGAGTGCGATGCTTTGGCAGCTGTTACCCAGCAATGACTTGAGATTGGTCCATGACTTTATGTATAAGACGATCTATGATCGCAGCTTGCCAAAGGAGGATGTGATCTATTTCATCGAGGAAAGTCTGAACATGCGCAATCTGGGGCCCAAACCTCGATTGCATTTTGAATATGATACAGGGAAGCAGGCCCTGGACATGTCCGACAATAAGCAGTTGCAGTTTATCTTTATGATTAAGAACCTGCCGTTGCGTGAGGTGAATTTTTCCAACACTTCGATAGGACATGATTTCTATCACCTTGACCGCATGCCATTGGTGAAGGTGAATGTTGCCCATACTGGAATGAACAACAGGTTGTTGAGTTACTTTACCGGGCGTCCGATACGGGAATTGATTTTGACGGGTTGTAACGTTTCTGATTTGAGTGCGCTTCGGGATTTGCCTTTGGTGAAAATTGATGTGCGGGGTACGAAGGTGACTGATTTTTCTCCGATTGCAGCTTCGCCGGAATTACGTGAGGTTTGGTGTCATGAGGGCCAAAAAGAGAACTTGCTGCGATCGGGGATTTCGGTTGAGAAGCTGGTTATTCACGATGACGGGGGGCAATAGTTTATTTTTTTATCAAGTACAGCTGATTGTTGCTGTTTGAAGGGGCATATGAGACACACATTTCTTTTTTCAGCTTTTTCGGTCACGGCCCTGGGTCTTGTTTCGGCCGAGACCTTGACGCTTGAAAACCAGAGTATTCAGCGGGTATTGAATATTGATAAGGCGGGGGTGACGACTTCCGGGATTCACAACAAGCAGGCGAAACGGGAACTTCAACCGACGGCTTGCGCTGAGTTTTCTTTGCGACTCTCCGAGGGAACTGACAAGGAAGGGACGGATTTTACGCTGACATCGAAGGACTTTGCCTACAGCAAAACCCTGAAGAAAGACAAAGGGCACGTCGCAGTTGAGCTGCTGAACGAAAAACACGGGCTCAAAGTGGTCGCCCATTACACGCTGGAGGACGATGCGTTTTATATGCGTAAGTATCTGGAGATCACGAGCCGGAAAAAAGTGTGCCTCGAGCGGGTGGATGTGGAGGCCCTCTCATTGACGGATGCCTATCAACCGTATCAGGAAAAGAAAATCACGGCACGTGCACCCTGGCAGTGGAAACCTGGTTTGGGGCAGCCCTTGTTTACCACCAAAACGGGAACCTTCTGGGGTATCGAGTTTCCAGCATCCTATAACTATGTGGATGGCGAAAAGCTCCGCTGCGGTTACCTGCATGGACGTATGCTCGAGCCGGGGAAAACCTACACGAGCTACGCTGCCGTCATGGGTGTGAGTGATGATCCGGCATTTACATCGGATGCTTTTTACGAATACATCGATCAGGTGCGTGTGCGCCCGCTCCGATTGCAAACCCAATACAATTCATGGTTTGATTACCACGGTGGGGTAACACGTGAAGCCTTTGCCAAGAGTGTGAACAAGGTGAATGAGGAACTCTGTGTCAAACGGGGTGTGACACCCTTGAAGGCCTATGTGATTGATGACGGATGGCAGGATTCCAACAAAAAATCAGATTGGTCTGATCAGGTTTGGAAAGTGAATGGTAAATTTGATTCAGATTTTGGATCGAGTCAAAAAACGGTGAAGTCGGCTAAATCGACGCTTGGATTATGGTTGAGTCCGGGCTGCAACTTTGGTGCCCGTGGTGCGGTTCCTGCGATGCGGGAAAAAGGCTGGGGAGGCCTGACCAATTACATGTCTCTGGCCAATACCAAGTACATGGACATGCTGGAGAAGCGGATGGTACAGCTGGCCAAGGAGGAAACCACCTACTTCAAACTTGATGGATGTTTTGGTCACCTCAATATCCGGGATTTTGATATCGATGGCGCTGCCAATGGTGTGCCGACGATGCCCCAGCTCGGAACCAAGGGGTGGAGCAGCGATGATAAGCGGCTCAACGATCCAAAATACGATGAGCTGAAGTCGTATTATTTGGTCGTGGGCACTGAGCGGATGATGAAGATTTTCGAGGGCATGGGTAAAGCCAACCCTGATGTGTACATCGTGATTTCCAATGGAGCCTATCTCAGCCCTTGGTGGTTGATGCATGTGGATGCCGTCTGGATGATCAATGCCGGTGATGCCGCAGGAGGATCGAGCCGGACCAAGGAATTGGTCTATCGGGATGGAGTTTATCACAACATTTGGGCGAAGGAGCGAACCCACTATCCGATGAATTCGTTGTTTAATCACGAACCGAAAAAAACCAAATCACACGAACCCAAGGATGTGTTCCGCAAATACCTGTACATGAACATGTCACGGGGAACCGGCTTCGTGGAGCTTTACTTGAAAACCTTCAATCTCAAGGAATACGACTGGGATGTGCTCGCCGAAGGCATGCTCTGGGTGGAGGACGTTTTCCCCACGTTTAAGCGATCCCGAATGCACGGTGGGGACCCTAAAAAGGGTGAGGTCTATGGATTTACCGCTTGGCTGGAAAAGCGTGGATATATCAGCATTCATAACCCGTCGGATTCGGCACAAGACTACAAGATCACACTCAATCGTAAGTTTGGTTTGATCCCCGGGGCGCAGTCGTATGTGCTCAGTTCTCCGATCGATGATAGTTTGCAGGGGCTGAAAAAACAGTATGCCTATGGTGATGTGATTCAGCTCACACTCAAGCCGGGTGAAATCCGGATTCTAAACTTCGATCATGAGAAGCGTGATTGGAGCAAGCTCAAGGCCCTACAGACCCGGACGGCTGCGGACTTTGTTCCCGGTCCGAATGCTGGTAAGAAGAAAGTAGAAAATAAAAAGCATGTGGCGGTTAGTCTTGCTGGTCACCC contains the following coding sequences:
- a CDS encoding serine/threonine-protein kinase — protein: MAEHELSRQALIQAFQDAAEHFSEVRSLERKLSEPRYEDQDLLGEGGAKLVYLTLDRVTGRRLVRAYPKNKELEDDFLREATLHAHLEHPNIVPFYDMGLEDGRPFFCMKRIQGDTLQRDVQKHRQNLNQPAVRNDLLDAFIKVCDAVSYAHAHEVLHLDLKPSNIQLSSYGEVLVGDWGLARLSGDEVAGDGAVPLIEQSTGQFTRHGYLSGTPGFMAPEQCKKGTRKTAQTDVYALGAILVYIITGKQPISAKTNDDVMAATLAGEWSFSLDAIPEGLRAVVSKALEVDCSNRYVSVQDLRNDINAYRAGYLTSAEDYSSRRLLQSLYRRNKAVVRIVASALAVLLSMTAVFIYHLRLSERAAQDAKGEAVNEQHNTQKALDLLKQAQAEKEQQGEVFANDYLEESISYYQANERGRYFYSRRYDKKAYQMVNKALELNPDDPEAWALKGRLAMLTNRLGVAIQAFQRAGEKYSIHSEVCEKYRSKDIQDPRVLSAMLWQLLPSNDLRLVHDFMYKTIYDRSLPKEDVIYFIEESLNMRNLGPKPRLHFEYDTGKQALDMSDNKQLQFIFMIKNLPLREVNFSNTSIGHDFYHLDRMPLVKVNVAHTGMNNRLLSYFTGRPIRELILTGCNVSDLSALRDLPLVKIDVRGTKVTDFSPIAASPELREVWCHEGQKENLLRSGISVEKLVIHDDGGQ